The following are from one region of the Candidatus Paceibacter sp. genome:
- the serS gene encoding serine--tRNA ligase, which yields MLDIKFIRENPDLIKEAARKKRVKFDVAELLAADEKRLGILREVEDMRAKQNAASDNIAKIQDPAQRQAAIEEMKKLKETLLTKVEELRQANEAWKALMLQAPNIPDVSVPEGADDTQNAEFKKWGEIPDFKQKGFEPKSHIELMQKLDLADFERGTKVSGFRGYFLKNDGALLSFAIWQHGMEFFMKKGGFSPMIVPSLVKKETMYGTGYLPQGEEDLYKTQDSDYLAGTAEVSAMGYHSDEIIDKKDLPKKFLCFSPCFRREAGSYGKDVKGIIRVHEFFKLEQVVLCEADHQESVKWHEWVNRNTEEFMESLGIPYRTVINCGGDLGLGQVKKYDIELWVPNENKYREISSASYFHDFQTRRLNIKYKDETGKLKFAHSLNSTAVPTPRIIVSILENYQQADGSIIVPEPLRKYMGKDVIR from the coding sequence ATGTTAGACATCAAATTTATTCGGGAAAATCCCGACTTGATAAAAGAGGCCGCGCGAAAGAAGCGGGTTAAGTTTGACGTGGCCGAACTGTTGGCCGCCGACGAGAAACGCCTTGGAATTTTGCGGGAGGTGGAAGATATGCGGGCGAAGCAAAACGCCGCCAGCGATAACATTGCCAAAATCCAGGATCCCGCGCAAAGGCAGGCGGCCATAGAGGAGATGAAGAAACTCAAAGAAACTCTTTTGACCAAGGTGGAAGAATTGAGGCAGGCCAACGAAGCCTGGAAAGCGCTGATGCTGCAGGCGCCCAACATCCCCGACGTTTCCGTGCCGGAAGGGGCGGACGACACGCAGAACGCGGAGTTTAAAAAATGGGGAGAAATTCCGGACTTCAAGCAGAAAGGATTTGAGCCGAAAAGCCATATTGAGCTGATGCAAAAGCTGGATTTGGCGGATTTTGAAAGGGGGACGAAGGTTTCCGGCTTCCGCGGATATTTTTTAAAAAACGACGGAGCGCTTTTATCTTTCGCGATATGGCAGCACGGAATGGAATTTTTCATGAAGAAAGGCGGATTTTCGCCGATGATAGTTCCTTCTTTGGTTAAAAAAGAAACGATGTACGGAACCGGTTATTTGCCCCAAGGAGAAGAAGATCTTTATAAAACGCAAGACAGCGATTATTTGGCCGGCACGGCCGAAGTTTCCGCCATGGGTTACCATTCAGATGAAATTATAGATAAAAAGGACCTACCAAAAAAATTTTTGTGCTTTTCACCATGCTTCAGGAGGGAAGCAGGAAGCTACGGCAAGGATGTAAAAGGCATCATCAGGGTGCATGAGTTCTTCAAGCTTGAGCAGGTTGTTTTGTGCGAAGCCGATCATCAGGAATCGGTGAAATGGCATGAATGGGTTAACCGAAACACTGAAGAATTCATGGAATCGTTGGGCATACCATATAGAACGGTTATCAACTGCGGAGGAGATTTGGGGCTTGGCCAGGTTAAAAAGTATGACATAGAACTTTGGGTGCCGAACGAAAACAAATACAGAGAGATAAGCTCGGCGTCTTACTTCCATGATTTCCAGACAAGAAGGCTGAATATCAAATACAAAGACGAAACCGGAAAATTAAAATTCGCCCATTCGCTTAACAGCACCGCCGTGCCGACGCCGCGTATAATAGTTTCAATACTGGAAAACTATCAGCAGGCCGACGGTTCCATTATCGTGCCCGAGCCGCTTAGGAAGTACATGGGCAAAGACGTTATCCGCTAA
- a CDS encoding FtsQ-type POTRA domain-containing protein translates to MRKNLLASSRRIRRKRKIIKTAVFFALFAGFFTGVVFLLNASFLRIKNIELTGNNFVSAKEISFKIKEVSVGKTGIFFNKDGFFFFPEEKIEIAILENFLRVKEVSVKKKIFSGLAVEIKERENVVLACRGQECYFADENGFVFEKAPDFSGGLYLKIYDERNDEENNGIAASSTQPKPTMVVGLGASVLPTEEFKNLFLFAGKVNSSINEVVKIILKDEGVYEIFVKEGWKIMLKENSEPKVTFSNLITALDSQIKDSRKKLDYIDLRFGNKVYFKYK, encoded by the coding sequence ATGCGTAAAAACCTACTCGCTTCGTCAAGAAGAATCCGGCGGAAGAGGAAAATTATCAAGACCGCCGTTTTTTTTGCTTTATTCGCGGGGTTTTTTACCGGAGTTGTTTTTTTGCTCAACGCTTCGTTTCTGCGAATTAAAAATATTGAGTTAACCGGAAACAACTTTGTTTCCGCCAAAGAGATTTCTTTTAAAATCAAGGAAGTTTCCGTGGGCAAGACCGGAATTTTTTTCAACAAAGACGGTTTTTTCTTTTTTCCGGAAGAAAAAATAGAAATCGCAATTCTGGAAAATTTTTTAAGAGTAAAAGAAGTAAGCGTTAAAAAGAAAATTTTCAGCGGCTTGGCGGTTGAAATTAAGGAAAGAGAAAACGTAGTTTTGGCCTGCCGCGGCCAGGAATGCTATTTCGCCGACGAGAACGGTTTTGTTTTTGAAAAAGCGCCCGATTTCTCCGGCGGGTTGTATCTTAAAATTTATGATGAGCGGAACGATGAAGAAAATAACGGCATAGCGGCGTCCTCAACCCAGCCTAAACCGACAATGGTTGTCGGTTTAGGGGCGAGCGTCCTGCCGACGGAAGAATTTAAAAATCTATTTTTATTTGCCGGTAAGGTTAATTCATCAATAAACGAAGTTGTGAAAATAATTTTAAAAGACGAGGGCGTCTACGAGATATTCGTCAAAGAAGGCTGGAAGATAATGCTCAAAGAAAACAGCGAGCCGAAAGTCACCTTTTCCAATCTCATCACAGCCCTAGACTCCCAAATAAAGGACTCCCGCAAAAAACTGGACTACATAGACCTGCGCTTCGGCAACAAGGTGTATTTTAAATATAAGTGA
- a CDS encoding site-specific DNA-methyltransferase — protein MQKPYYEKPRFKLYKDDCLNVLNSLSENSVDMIFADPPYFLSSGSFTCQNGKMVSVKKGDWDLTNGTKKNFEFHLAWIEACRRVLKPNGTIWVSGTYHSIYQCGFALEIKKFHILNDIAWFKPNASPNLSCRFFTASHETLIWAKKEKKAKHAFNYELMKNSDWMGDQLKKQGLQMRSVWSINTPKPIEKKFGKHPTQKPFDLLKRIVLASTNKGGLILDPFTGSSTTGLAAYLYGRNFIGIDSEKQYLDLSIKRFEELNKNMKSKFSKK, from the coding sequence ATGCAAAAACCATACTACGAAAAACCAAGATTTAAGCTATATAAAGATGACTGTTTGAATGTTTTAAATTCTCTGTCAGAGAATTCGGTAGACATGATTTTTGCTGATCCGCCTTATTTTTTATCAAGCGGCAGTTTCACTTGTCAAAACGGGAAAATGGTCAGCGTTAAAAAGGGCGACTGGGATTTAACCAACGGCACAAAAAAGAATTTTGAATTTCATCTTGCATGGATTGAAGCATGCAGGCGAGTTTTAAAGCCGAATGGAACAATTTGGGTTAGTGGAACTTATCACTCAATTTATCAGTGCGGCTTTGCATTAGAAATAAAAAAATTTCATATCTTAAATGATATCGCATGGTTTAAGCCAAATGCATCGCCGAATTTATCATGCAGATTTTTCACGGCCAGCCATGAAACTTTGATTTGGGCGAAAAAAGAAAAAAAAGCAAAGCACGCTTTCAATTACGAATTAATGAAAAATAGCGACTGGATGGGAGATCAACTAAAAAAACAAGGACTTCAAATGCGATCCGTTTGGTCAATCAATACGCCCAAACCGATTGAAAAAAAATTCGGCAAACACCCGACGCAAAAACCCTTCGATTTGTTAAAAAGAATTGTTTTGGCAAGCACTAACAAAGGCGGTTTAATTTTGGATCCGTTTACGGGAAGCTCTACGACAGGTCTAGCTGCTTATCTTTATGGTCGCAATTTTATCGGCATTGACAGCGAAAAACAATATCTTGATTTATCAATAAAACGTTTTGAAGAGTTGAATAAAAACATGAAAAGTAAATTTTCTAAAAAATAG